The Apodemus sylvaticus chromosome 5, mApoSyl1.1, whole genome shotgun sequence genome has a segment encoding these proteins:
- the LOC127684744 gene encoding olfactory receptor 1052-like yields MADRNLTMISEFILLGLTKDPVLNTVLSVLFLLIYVITVAGNLWIIVIILATDQLHSPKYFFLSHLALLDFCYSSVFLPKMLINYLIGQNSISYYGCLLQYSFVNMFLTAECFLLAAMAYDRYHAICSPLYYRCLMTPTFCIYLVSASYLLGCANSLTHLRSLLSLTFCGPNVIDHYFCDIPLLFQLSCSDTHDSEVLFIVLSGATSITTFLIVVSSYLGILITVLKIHSTRGSYKALSTCASHLTVVTLFYGTVISTYLGTSSSFPQDTEKILSVFYTLLLPVLNLLIYSVRNEEAKEAMRRMIKRKIFAQ; encoded by the coding sequence ATGGCTGACAGAAATTTAACTATGATAAGTGAGTTTATCCTGCTGGGTCTGACCAAGGACCCTGTACTGAATACTGTTCTCTCGGTGCTGTTTCTCTTAATTTATGTCATTACTGTGGCAGGCAATTTGTGGATTATTGTGATAATTTTAGCTACTGACCAACTTCATTCCCCCAAGTACTTTTTCCTTAGTCACTTGGCTCTCTTGGATTTCTGCTATTCATCAGTCTTTCTTCCCAAAATGCTGATAAACTACttgataggacaaaacagcatctCGTACTATGGCTGCCTTCTACAGTATTCCTTTGTCAACATGTTCCTGACGGCAGAGTGCTTCCTCTTGGCTGCAATGGCCTATGATCGGTATCATGCCATCTGCAGTCCACTTTACTACAGATGTCTTATGACGCCCACGTTTTGCATCTACCTTGTTTCAGCCTCTTACCTGCTGGGATGTGCCAACTCACTTACCCACTTGAGGAGCCTTCTCAGTTTGACTTTCTGTGGGCCCAATGTCATTGATCATTATTTCTGTGACATTCCATTGCTTtttcagctctcctgctctgatACCCATGACAGTGAGGTTTTATTCATTGTTCTTTCTGGTGCTACATCTATAACTACTTTTCTAATAGTAGTTAGTTCCTATCTGGGAATTCTTATCACTGTCCTGAAAATACATTCTACCAGGGGAAGTTATAAGGCTTTGTCCACATGTGCCTCCCACCTAACGGTAGTAACTCTCTTCTATGGAACAGTGATATCTACTTACCTGGGAACCAGCTCAAGCTTTCCACAGGATACAGAAAAAATCTTATCTGTGTTTTACACACTTTTGCTGCCAGTACTAAATCTTTTGATATACAGTGTGAGAAATGAAGAGGCCAAAGAAGCCATGAGAAGAATgattaagagaaaaatatttgctCAGTAA